In a genomic window of Methylobacter sp. YRD-M1:
- a CDS encoding efflux transporter outer membrane subunit: protein MAPKAGYLLLLCSLAGCTMGPDYRPPSLAVPDHWQAEKNTGPDLKFTTSEKLRTWWKSFGDPGLDRLMELALTDNLDLKMALARIDQARADRRSIRAELFPQISVSAGGQRHQNLSPIYARGVRFNLFELGFDALWEVDLFGRLQRQLEAASADLEAAEEEHAQALVTLTAELARSYVEYRNLQNQLRITRSNLEAQRHTLKLTERLFNEGVGTRHDVVRARAQAENTEAQLPTLEAGVNATLRQLEVLIGRQPGALDGELKATAALPIAPAQQLLTSPTETIRWRPDVHVAERRLAAATALQGAAIAELFPKISLSAFLGLRSTDVETLFKSAAFSYSTAANLLQPLLNFGRIQAGIDLTKAQQQEAYLVYEKTVLEALSETETALTRYLKEEVRRQTLARAVEDQRESVRLSQLRYQEGVITFLDVLDAQRALYAAEIELARSEAETSTNLIAFYKALGGGANVMPQEIAQEASRKTS, encoded by the coding sequence ATGGCGCCTAAGGCCGGCTATTTATTGCTGCTGTGCAGTCTGGCGGGATGCACCATGGGGCCCGATTACCGTCCGCCTTCGCTCGCCGTACCGGATCATTGGCAGGCCGAAAAGAACACCGGCCCTGATCTGAAATTCACAACCTCAGAAAAGTTGAGAACCTGGTGGAAGAGCTTCGGCGACCCCGGGCTTGACCGGCTGATGGAACTGGCGCTGACCGACAATCTGGACCTCAAGATGGCGCTGGCGCGCATCGATCAGGCCCGCGCCGATCGACGCTCGATCCGGGCGGAACTTTTTCCGCAGATCAGCGTGTCGGCGGGCGGCCAGCGCCATCAAAACCTCTCTCCCATCTATGCGCGCGGCGTCCGTTTCAATTTGTTCGAGCTGGGTTTCGATGCCTTATGGGAAGTCGACCTGTTCGGGCGCCTGCAGCGCCAGCTGGAAGCGGCCAGCGCCGACCTGGAGGCGGCGGAGGAGGAGCATGCCCAGGCGCTGGTGACGCTCACGGCCGAACTGGCGCGCTCTTACGTGGAATACCGCAACCTGCAGAATCAGCTGCGGATTACGCGCTCAAACCTTGAAGCGCAGCGTCATACCCTGAAGCTGACCGAGAGACTGTTCAATGAAGGCGTCGGCACGCGGCATGACGTGGTCAGGGCGCGCGCCCAGGCCGAGAACACCGAGGCGCAGCTTCCCACACTGGAAGCCGGAGTGAACGCTACACTTCGGCAACTGGAAGTGCTGATCGGCAGGCAGCCCGGCGCGCTGGACGGCGAGCTGAAAGCAACAGCCGCACTGCCGATTGCGCCGGCGCAGCAACTGCTGACTTCGCCGACCGAAACCATTCGCTGGCGGCCTGATGTTCACGTCGCCGAACGCCGGCTCGCGGCTGCGACAGCCCTGCAAGGCGCGGCTATTGCGGAATTGTTTCCGAAAATCTCGCTGTCAGCCTTTTTGGGGCTGCGCAGCACCGACGTTGAAACCTTGTTCAAGTCAGCGGCCTTTTCCTACAGCACGGCGGCCAATTTGCTGCAGCCGCTGCTCAATTTCGGCCGCATTCAGGCGGGCATCGATTTGACTAAGGCGCAGCAGCAGGAAGCCTATCTGGTCTACGAAAAGACCGTGCTCGAAGCGCTTAGCGAGACCGAAACCGCCCTGACCCGCTATTTGAAGGAGGAGGTGCGGCGGCAAACCCTGGCCCGCGCCGTGGAAGATCAGCGCGAATCCGTTCGATTGTCGCAGCTGCGCTATCAGGAAGGCGTCATCACCTTCCTGGACGTGCTGGATGCCCAGCGCGCCCTCTACGCCGCCGAAATCGAGCTGGCCCGCTCCGAAGCGGAGACTTCCACAAATCTGATCGCCTTTTACAAGGCTCTGGGAGGCGGCGCGAACGTCATGCCGCAGGAAATCGCGCAGGAGGCATCACGGAAAACATCATAA